In the genome of Tropicibacter oceani, one region contains:
- a CDS encoding outer membrane protein assembly factor BamD — MAAGRSRKLVIVGLAVLALAGCDELRQKGTAPGGGSLEGFTAKQIFERGEYEISVDDNEEAAIYFSEVERLYPYSEWAKRALIMQAFAYHSDKDYENSRAAAQRFIDFYPADDDAAYAQYLLALSYYDQIEEVGRDQGLTFQALQALRTVIERYPDSEYARSSILKFDLAFDHLAGKEMEIGRYYLKRDHYASAINRFRVVVEDFQTTTHTPEALHRLVEAYLSLGLVEEAQTAGAILGYNYQSTEWYEDSYKLLTGQGLEMKMFGDSWLSKIYRQMIKGEWI, encoded by the coding sequence ATGGCAGCGGGCAGATCGCGGAAATTGGTGATCGTGGGGCTGGCGGTCCTGGCTTTGGCCGGGTGCGATGAACTGCGTCAAAAAGGAACGGCTCCGGGGGGCGGCTCGCTTGAGGGCTTTACCGCCAAGCAGATCTTTGAGCGTGGCGAATACGAAATTTCCGTCGACGACAACGAAGAGGCCGCGATCTACTTCTCGGAAGTCGAACGCCTGTACCCCTATTCGGAATGGGCCAAGCGCGCGCTGATCATGCAGGCCTTTGCCTATCATTCGGACAAGGATTACGAAAACAGCCGCGCCGCCGCGCAACGCTTTATCGATTTCTATCCGGCCGATGACGACGCGGCCTATGCCCAGTACCTGCTGGCGCTGTCCTACTATGACCAGATCGAAGAGGTCGGCCGCGACCAGGGCCTGACCTTCCAGGCGCTGCAGGCGCTGCGCACAGTGATCGAACGCTATCCCGACAGCGAATACGCGCGCTCGTCGATCCTGAAATTCGACCTGGCCTTTGACCACCTTGCAGGCAAGGAAATGGAGATCGGGCGCTATTATCTCAAGCGCGATCACTATGCCTCGGCGATCAACCGGTTCCGCGTCGTGGTCGAGGATTTCCAGACCACCACCCACACCCCCGAGGCGCTGCACCGCCTGGTCGAGGCTTATCTGTCGCTGGGCCTTGTCGAAGAAGCACAGACCGCCGGCGCGATTCTGGGCTACAACTACCAGTCCACCGAGTGGTACGAGGACAGCTACAAACTGCTGACCGGGCAGGGGCTTGAAATGAAGATGTTCGGCGACAGCTGGCTGTCGAAGATATATCGCCAGATGATCAAGGGCGAGTGGATCTAA